A region from the Muribaculum gordoncarteri genome encodes:
- a CDS encoding sodium ion-translocating decarboxylase subunit beta codes for MTFHEFMAINFHQFWELTGFANATWQHLVMLVVGLFFIWLAIKKNFEPMLLVPIGFGILIGNIPFNAEAGLEIGIYEEGSVLNILYNGVSAGWYPPLIFLGIGAMTDFSALIANPKLMLVGAAAQFGIFGAYMVALALGFAPDQAGAIAIIGGADGPTAIFLSSKLAPNLMGAIAVSAYSYMALVPLIQPPIMRLLTTKHERLIKMKPARAVSQNEKIIFPIVGLLLTCFVVPSGIPLLGMLFFGNLLRECGVTNRLAKTASNALTDIVTILLGMTVGASTQASEFLTLDTIFIFALGFMAFIIASASGVLFVKLFNLVLPKGKKLNPLIGNAGVSAVPMSARISNNLGLEYDPSNYLLMHAMGPNVAGVIGSAVAAGVLLGFLA; via the coding sequence ATGACTTTCCACGAATTCATGGCTATCAACTTCCATCAGTTCTGGGAGCTGACAGGCTTCGCCAATGCCACCTGGCAACACCTGGTGATGCTTGTCGTGGGTCTGTTCTTCATCTGGCTTGCCATCAAGAAGAACTTCGAGCCCATGCTTCTGGTGCCCATCGGATTTGGTATACTTATAGGTAATATCCCCTTCAACGCCGAAGCCGGACTTGAAATCGGCATCTACGAAGAAGGCTCAGTGCTCAACATCCTTTACAACGGCGTAAGCGCCGGATGGTATCCCCCGCTAATCTTCCTCGGAATCGGTGCGATGACCGACTTCTCGGCCCTCATCGCCAATCCTAAGCTCATGCTCGTAGGCGCAGCCGCACAGTTTGGTATCTTCGGAGCCTACATGGTGGCTCTCGCATTGGGATTCGCCCCCGACCAGGCAGGTGCAATCGCAATCATCGGAGGTGCCGACGGCCCCACCGCCATATTCCTTTCATCAAAGCTCGCCCCCAACTTGATGGGTGCAATCGCAGTATCGGCCTACTCCTACATGGCCTTGGTACCGCTCATCCAGCCGCCAATCATGCGACTGCTCACAACCAAGCACGAGCGATTGATAAAGATGAAGCCCGCACGCGCCGTGTCGCAGAACGAGAAGATCATCTTCCCCATCGTAGGACTTCTGCTCACCTGCTTCGTAGTGCCTTCGGGTATTCCGTTGCTCGGTATGCTCTTCTTCGGTAACCTGCTCCGTGAGTGCGGTGTCACCAACCGTCTTGCCAAGACAGCAAGCAACGCCCTCACCGACATCGTTACAATACTTCTCGGTATGACCGTAGGTGCATCGACCCAGGCGTCGGAATTCCTCACACTCGACACAATCTTCATCTTTGCACTTGGATTCATGGCATTCATCATTGCATCGGCATCGGGCGTACTGTTCGTAAAGCTGTTCAATCTTGTATTGCCCAAGGGCAAGAAGCTCAACCCGCTTATCGGTAACGCCGGCGTATCGGCAGTTCCGATGTCGGCCCGAATCTCCAACAACCTTGGTCTTGAATATGACCCCAGCAACTACCTGCTCATGCACGCCATGGGCCCCAACGTTGCAGGTGTTATCGGTTCGGCCGTGGCAGCAGGTGTGCTCCTCGGATTCCTTGCATAA
- the fic gene encoding protein adenylyltransferase Fic, producing MSKKSIRFFNDREVRAVWDDENNCWWFSATDVVRAINNEPDYTKAGNYWRWLKRKLKQEGVQLVSPTHGFKFEAPDGKQRIADVLNSDGVILLAKHYPNNRASGFLDWFTYSDNTIDGQSRKKAYTLFESGLLNSLEPGSMKCLQQIHAYLFGGLYEFAGQIRNKNISKGGFTFANCLHFPTIIPTIEGMPETTLDEIADKYVEMNVVHPFMEGNGRSTRIWLDLMLRRSLKRCVDWSRIDKNEYLTAMRESVVDSTHIKTLLEGALTDKINDREMFMKGIDYSYYYEEE from the coding sequence ATGAGTAAGAAGTCGATACGATTTTTCAATGATCGCGAGGTGAGGGCGGTTTGGGATGACGAGAATAACTGCTGGTGGTTCTCGGCTACGGATGTGGTGCGCGCTATCAATAATGAGCCGGACTATACAAAGGCCGGCAACTATTGGCGTTGGCTTAAACGTAAGCTGAAACAGGAAGGTGTTCAACTCGTGAGTCCCACTCACGGGTTCAAATTCGAGGCCCCGGATGGCAAACAGCGTATTGCTGATGTTCTGAATAGCGATGGCGTTATCCTTCTTGCCAAGCATTATCCCAATAACCGGGCGAGCGGGTTTCTCGACTGGTTTACCTATAGTGATAATACCATTGACGGTCAGAGCCGAAAGAAAGCATACACTTTGTTTGAAAGCGGACTGCTGAACTCTCTTGAACCGGGCAGTATGAAATGCCTGCAACAGATTCATGCCTACTTGTTCGGCGGCCTATATGAGTTTGCCGGACAAATCAGGAACAAGAATATATCAAAGGGAGGTTTCACTTTTGCGAATTGCCTCCATTTTCCGACCATCATACCGACCATTGAGGGAATGCCGGAAACGACGCTTGACGAAATTGCCGACAAGTATGTGGAGATGAACGTGGTACATCCGTTTATGGAGGGCAACGGGCGCAGCACACGCATCTGGCTCGACCTGATGCTCCGCCGCTCGCTCAAACGCTGCGTGGACTGGAGCCGGATTGATAAGAACGAATATCTGACAGCGATGCGAGAGAGCGTTGTCGACTCCACACATATAAAAACGCTGCTCGAAGGAGCCTTGACCGACAAAATCAACGACCGCGAAATGTTCATGAAAGGCATCGACTACTCTTACTATTACGAAGAAGAGTGA
- the rhuM gene encoding virulence RhuM family protein: MDNGQIILFQTQGGETKIEVRLSNETVWLTADQMAELFQRDRSTIQRHIKRIYDEGELTADSTCAFFAQVQTEGKRQVERKIPIYNLDMIISVGYRVNSHRGVQFRQWATQVLKEYMIKGFALNDDLLKNAGQGNYFDELLARIRDIRSSEKVFYRKVLEIYALSIDYDPRTAITQQFFKTVQNKMHFAAHGHTAAEVIYDRANAEKDFMGLTTWRGAMPTKHEAEIAKNYLAEEEVDMLNRIVNLYLDFAELQAKSHVPMYMKDWIQKLDDFLKLSGKELLNHAGCVSAEVAKLKANEEYDKFRERTQYQLSPVEIHFLEAFEAEQKRLRSKK; the protein is encoded by the coding sequence ATGGATAACGGACAGATAATATTATTCCAGACGCAGGGCGGAGAGACGAAGATTGAGGTTCGGCTCTCAAATGAGACTGTGTGGCTCACTGCAGACCAGATGGCGGAGTTGTTTCAGCGCGACCGCTCAACTATACAACGTCATATCAAAAGAATCTACGATGAAGGTGAGTTAACCGCCGATTCAACTTGTGCATTTTTTGCACAAGTTCAAACGGAAGGGAAACGGCAGGTTGAGCGTAAGATTCCCATTTATAATCTTGACATGATTATCAGCGTGGGTTATCGTGTCAACTCTCATCGTGGTGTGCAGTTCCGGCAGTGGGCTACTCAGGTGCTGAAGGAATATATGATAAAGGGGTTTGCGCTGAATGATGACCTGCTGAAAAATGCCGGACAAGGAAATTATTTTGATGAGCTGCTGGCGAGAATCCGAGATATACGCAGCTCTGAAAAGGTGTTCTATCGCAAGGTACTTGAAATTTACGCCCTCAGCATCGACTATGACCCTCGCACCGCCATCACCCAACAGTTCTTCAAGACTGTTCAGAACAAAATGCACTTTGCCGCACACGGACATACTGCCGCAGAGGTTATCTATGACCGTGCCAATGCCGAAAAGGATTTCATGGGTTTGACAACATGGCGAGGTGCCATGCCTACCAAACATGAGGCTGAGATTGCGAAGAATTATCTCGCAGAAGAGGAGGTAGATATGCTGAACCGAATCGTCAACCTATATCTTGACTTTGCCGAACTTCAGGCCAAGAGCCATGTGCCGATGTATATGAAAGACTGGATTCAGAAGCTCGACGATTTCCTGAAGCTGTCGGGTAAGGAATTACTGAACCATGCCGGATGCGTCTCGGCCGAAGTTGCCAAGCTGAAAGCCAATGAGGAATACGACAAATTCCGTGAGCGTACCCAGTATCAACTATCCCCGGTCGAAATCCACTTCCTCGAAGCCTTTGAAGCCGAACAAAAGCGACTCCGCTCCAAGAAATAA
- a CDS encoding Eco57I restriction-modification methylase domain-containing protein, with protein MELKHKLEKIFNDDYPGTERFIADVIEPIFGNEIENINDDLAERDEYAEKAKKAGIKHIKYIGNLTEKNYNADNIALLDVTLDDSKNIERSRVNIQQLIRSIMDYRQHLMIVFHYEDVADRQWRFSYAYKGDSLKDSTSAKRYTYVFGKGYHGRTAAERFQTLAESPRNNEDFEKAFSVATLSNEFFGKYRDIYADFVQYITGKRYEKIKNKWEEVKKEDPNTEIFSQFKNDNKRVRDYVKKMLGRLTFLCFLQRKGWMNNDRNFLQNLYQSSPLQDDFLDAVLEPLFFGVLNTPPEKRKEIFAKNGWNTDLADEWNEIPYLNGGLFEQTREDKLTVKFPKKLFQELFKFLGEYNFTIDENDPDDAEIGIDPEMLGRVFESLLEDNKDKGAFYTPKEIVQYMCRQSIIEHLKTHTAESLHPDIEDLINQGLVNHALQNKDNARAIYKLLKEITVCDPAIGSGAFPMGILNILFTARQHLYGFLKESEPFNPLEVKKAIIRDNIYGVDIEQGAVDIARLRFWLAILLEEQQKLPLPNLDYRIVRGNSLITTFNDEYIALPEKPKGSTRLGKLKKELHLFQNDLFDLNGDKKFQREIEIKCKILDILKVQLGIDKANAQVESRIESDIFEDKKLSGKALKKAKQARAIEEVKSKSLFALNNLITSLTTPATSLADRAQIDIKFFDWKIVFSNIFSDDANASGFDIVIGNPPYIVYEGTNTSDLPILKAIREYKSAFGGKLNAYKVFVASAFNILCKPNGIVDLIFQNSFLADKQATLLRRDILSTHKVIGLDSFPERDNKKKRVFESAKMSVCILCAQKGLSSSESFTVNFWDDRHMTSGLKTRFSFNDIQSIDPVNYSIPRLALANIPLIAKMAKKNDIHLNCYQGELNVSVHKEYFTKNPAFPAILKGASIQRYYYTFNMSQGVIEYVDEPKYLSRFGTSEKSQHHTSPRIVMQGMTGANDKVRLVSALVPSGYYLAHSCNYIVPCDEIDLVALLAILNSKAMNWYFRCFSTNSNVNSYEVENLPIPRLDRRQEELLHDLVTNVTEEKQKNPTVDTSSNESLIDIIVYHLYNLIYDEVLIIDPQTPISREEYELFNIDTYGQS; from the coding sequence ATGGAACTCAAGCATAAGTTAGAAAAAATATTTAACGATGATTATCCCGGAACTGAACGTTTCATAGCGGATGTTATTGAACCAATCTTCGGTAATGAAATCGAAAATATTAACGATGACCTTGCCGAAAGAGATGAGTATGCAGAAAAAGCTAAAAAAGCCGGCATCAAGCACATCAAATATATCGGAAACCTCACAGAAAAGAACTACAATGCTGATAATATTGCACTTCTTGATGTAACTCTTGATGACTCAAAGAACATAGAGCGTTCACGCGTCAATATTCAGCAACTTATCCGCTCTATAATGGATTATCGTCAACATCTTATGATTGTATTCCATTACGAAGATGTCGCAGATAGACAATGGAGATTTTCTTACGCATATAAAGGAGATTCTTTAAAGGATTCCACCTCTGCCAAACGCTACACTTACGTTTTTGGCAAAGGCTACCATGGTCGTACCGCAGCCGAGCGCTTTCAAACTCTTGCTGAAAGTCCACGTAATAATGAAGACTTTGAAAAAGCATTCTCCGTTGCGACTCTAAGCAATGAGTTTTTCGGTAAATACCGTGATATCTATGCTGATTTTGTCCAATATATCACTGGAAAACGATACGAGAAAATTAAAAACAAGTGGGAGGAAGTAAAAAAAGAAGACCCTAACACTGAAATTTTCTCGCAATTCAAGAATGATAATAAAAGAGTAAGAGATTACGTTAAGAAGATGCTTGGTCGTCTGACATTCCTCTGCTTCCTGCAAAGGAAAGGTTGGATGAATAACGACCGAAACTTTTTGCAGAATCTTTATCAATCGTCTCCTCTTCAGGATGACTTCCTTGATGCCGTTCTAGAACCTTTATTCTTTGGTGTGCTGAATACTCCACCTGAAAAACGCAAGGAAATATTTGCAAAAAATGGATGGAATACAGATTTAGCAGATGAATGGAACGAAATTCCATATCTCAACGGAGGCCTTTTCGAACAGACACGTGAAGATAAACTCACTGTCAAGTTCCCTAAAAAGCTATTCCAAGAACTGTTTAAGTTTTTAGGAGAATATAATTTCACTATTGACGAGAATGATCCGGATGATGCTGAAATTGGCATTGACCCGGAAATGTTAGGACGTGTATTCGAAAGTCTTCTTGAAGATAATAAAGACAAGGGAGCTTTCTATACTCCTAAAGAGATAGTTCAGTATATGTGTCGCCAGAGCATTATTGAACATCTAAAGACTCATACAGCCGAATCGCTTCACCCGGATATCGAAGACTTGATTAATCAGGGTCTTGTCAATCATGCTCTGCAAAATAAGGATAATGCGAGAGCAATTTATAAGCTTCTTAAAGAGATAACTGTATGCGATCCGGCAATTGGTTCCGGGGCATTCCCCATGGGCATTCTCAATATCCTTTTTACTGCGCGTCAGCACCTATATGGCTTCCTTAAAGAATCAGAACCGTTTAATCCTCTCGAAGTGAAGAAGGCTATTATTCGGGATAATATATACGGGGTCGATATTGAACAAGGAGCGGTTGACATTGCTCGACTCAGATTTTGGCTTGCCATTCTTTTGGAGGAACAACAAAAACTCCCGCTTCCTAATCTTGATTACAGGATTGTGCGTGGCAACTCTCTTATCACTACATTTAACGATGAATATATAGCACTACCAGAAAAACCGAAAGGCAGCACAAGACTTGGTAAACTTAAGAAAGAGCTTCATCTTTTTCAAAACGATTTATTTGACTTGAACGGAGATAAGAAATTCCAACGCGAAATAGAAATCAAATGTAAGATACTGGATATTCTTAAAGTTCAACTTGGCATTGATAAAGCTAATGCTCAGGTAGAAAGTAGAATTGAATCTGATATATTTGAGGATAAAAAGTTATCCGGAAAGGCGTTAAAGAAAGCCAAACAAGCTCGTGCGATTGAAGAAGTTAAGAGTAAAAGCCTTTTTGCCCTGAATAATCTTATAACTTCGTTGACTACACCTGCAACCTCTTTAGCAGATAGAGCACAGATTGACATTAAATTCTTTGACTGGAAAATTGTATTTAGCAATATCTTTAGTGATGATGCTAATGCCTCCGGTTTTGACATTGTTATTGGGAATCCGCCGTATATAGTATATGAGGGTACAAATACATCGGATTTGCCAATTCTAAAAGCTATTCGAGAATATAAATCTGCGTTTGGGGGAAAGCTTAACGCATATAAGGTTTTTGTCGCTAGCGCTTTTAATATTTTGTGTAAACCGAATGGTATTGTGGATTTAATATTTCAGAACTCATTTTTGGCTGATAAACAGGCAACGCTGTTAAGACGCGATATTCTTTCGACTCATAAGGTTATTGGACTCGATTCTTTCCCAGAGCGTGATAATAAAAAGAAACGCGTTTTTGAAAGTGCAAAAATGAGCGTGTGTATATTATGTGCCCAAAAAGGCCTCTCTTCGTCTGAAAGTTTCACTGTGAATTTTTGGGATGATAGGCATATGACATCTGGTCTTAAAACTCGGTTCTCATTTAATGACATTCAATCAATAGATCCCGTAAACTATAGTATTCCTAGATTGGCCTTGGCTAACATTCCTTTAATTGCTAAAATGGCAAAGAAGAATGATATACATTTAAATTGCTACCAAGGAGAACTCAACGTGTCTGTTCACAAGGAATATTTTACGAAGAATCCTGCATTTCCAGCAATATTAAAAGGAGCATCGATTCAACGTTACTACTATACTTTTAATATGAGTCAGGGTGTCATTGAATATGTGGATGAACCAAAATACTTATCTAGATTTGGCACTTCCGAGAAATCTCAACATCATACAAGTCCTCGTATAGTAATGCAAGGTATGACAGGTGCAAACGATAAAGTTAGACTCGTTAGTGCACTTGTGCCGAGTGGATATTACCTTGCTCATTCATGTAACTATATAGTCCCATGTGATGAGATTGATTTAGTTGCATTGCTAGCGATATTAAATTCAAAGGCAATGAATTGGTATTTCAGATGTTTCAGTACTAATAGCAACGTCAATAGTTATGAGGTTGAAAATCTCCCAATACCTAGATTAGATAGAAGACAAGAGGAATTACTCCATGATTTAGTAACCAATGTTACTGAAGAAAAACAAAAAAATCCCACAGTTGATACTTCATCCAACGAGTCATTAATAGATATCATTGTATATCATCTCTACAATTTGATCTACGATGAAGTCCTCATCATTGATCCACAAACACCAATCTCTCGTGAAGAGTATGAATTGTTTAATATAGACACTTATGGACAATCGTGA
- a CDS encoding acetyl-CoA carboxylase biotin carboxyl carrier protein, producing MKEYKYKINGNTYNVGIGDIVDNVAEVLVNGMPYKVELEKKQGPVSIVSAPRPSAAPRTATGEKVVSKPNVSAGGFQIKAPLPGTILSINVKVGDTVSASDTVLMLEAMKMENAIHAGRDGKVASVNVSAGDSVLEGAVLITLD from the coding sequence ATGAAAGAATATAAATATAAAATCAACGGTAACACTTACAACGTGGGGATTGGCGACATCGTCGACAACGTGGCCGAGGTTCTCGTAAACGGAATGCCCTACAAAGTAGAGCTTGAAAAGAAGCAGGGCCCCGTAAGCATCGTATCGGCTCCGCGTCCCTCGGCTGCCCCGCGCACAGCTACAGGCGAAAAGGTAGTAAGCAAGCCCAATGTAAGCGCCGGAGGCTTCCAGATAAAAGCTCCCCTGCCCGGAACCATCCTGTCGATCAACGTAAAGGTGGGCGACACCGTTTCGGCATCCGACACAGTGCTCATGCTTGAGGCCATGAAGATGGAAAACGCCATCCATGCAGGCCGCGACGGAAAGGTGGCATCGGTCAATGTAAGCGCCGGCGACTCAGTGCTTGAAGGAGCCGTGCTCATCACTCTGGATTAA
- a CDS encoding nSTAND3 domain-containing NTPase, which yields MAILSDIIGPLGQMSAALFQQLGDELLRAIYKPINIESRGTKEGQVKTVKGSPDTVFTMSDGKVLIEYTTQSNRPKNQFVAKLKNDIDSCINIKKTRIPIDEIKEIVLVSNQRIAIDIQDNLRTYLWKQYPDIKLTIFSIDDIATKLRQVPRILQEYLGIVTFPNLVEIDSFIKRFSSTKFSYLTPINNPYFEIDAQPISKGLELLKANDFLIISGEPGMGKTRYAIEIAKAFSDMTGTEAFVIEEKNRNIRETLDNVDKNVSYLFIIDDANRTAIWDEAIEFYEHTLNSNVKFIATVRSYALDSVITKCSNLVKVEQIAMSESPEDLASKILTSFGITNALWHKRINNITGKNIRLAVMCAQIALAGKKYNDLINVEGVYDAYYKPFFERLISDCTDCKLIKVVAIISFYKVVDLEETSLLDQIEHVFGLESSEFKSICRKLDDLECISITDDDIATIEDQNFGTYAFYKCFYVLKELSLSNLIENLHNRRERLRDSIFSVWNCFHKKEVIDFSRSSISDAWKSLSVSIKEEREKCEFLEVFSGAIPALTFLYIKNLIKENKFDDFSHSYVNSDIILSILSNFSHSEESDTATALALIVEFLKSHPNKMESAVKIISEHWIYDDIDYANSYKRETNIIEVLIDLSKESETGFILASCVLPSFLKFSYQYSRIKGRNFVIGRYAVVITDELKTNRKRIWEWINSNIVNLNQSVLLSDLYEDFYEVKSIARKLISAELDFINDCVSKLNITEDFNVCKNLETLRQRIKAIMGKDLLQIDWSKANRHYLLDCQISKVRKQRCNRLYDFERENIAQIIKTKSVTELINFCKDIAHISHYKNIGDDVRISYVIECAFELSQESGFELWQYCIDQGLYFIPTRIISTYYSKGHDLAELVGFIGSQRLNLKSDLLLAYIVIIDNASSLVSASDFCKAIRHHSLEWFTIDGLCNRYFSAESFDNGCRSIMAALIYRIRNAMSIAGSEEFLLKFCKRHQSKTDLVKYAYISAIKSQDKFDYNHKLLKYLLQISPQFWVECCKAFPTFVTKYQIHPYEFIWDIENYSIVIESTLQYYGAMAYFPYSEKENLYSFFCNLKDDTAANFIDDMIYKYCQNSNISSIIFEIISSYMGSFRIRHYITFISSNTNLTDFRQLDLFPHSMTGGDSFAPAIKCRIEFLESLIVEIRKLKDKINYLEHIQYLTEEKESLVREYEFELKRGHKHKLYDL from the coding sequence ATGGCCATCCTCTCCGATATAATTGGTCCATTAGGCCAAATGAGTGCTGCTCTCTTCCAGCAATTGGGAGATGAGCTATTAAGGGCTATTTATAAACCGATAAATATTGAATCTCGAGGAACAAAAGAAGGACAAGTCAAAACAGTAAAAGGAAGTCCCGATACTGTCTTTACGATGTCTGATGGAAAGGTTTTAATTGAATATACAACACAATCAAATCGTCCAAAGAACCAGTTTGTTGCTAAATTAAAAAACGATATTGATTCTTGTATTAATATCAAGAAAACAAGAATCCCTATTGATGAAATAAAAGAGATTGTATTGGTTTCTAATCAACGAATTGCGATAGATATTCAAGACAATCTAAGAACATACCTTTGGAAACAATATCCCGATATAAAATTAACGATATTCTCAATTGATGATATCGCTACTAAACTGCGGCAAGTCCCAAGAATACTGCAAGAGTATTTAGGGATTGTAACATTCCCCAATTTAGTAGAAATTGATTCTTTTATTAAGCGTTTCTCCTCTACAAAGTTTTCATACTTAACACCAATTAATAATCCATATTTTGAGATTGACGCACAGCCAATTTCAAAAGGATTAGAATTACTGAAAGCCAATGATTTTCTCATAATTTCTGGAGAGCCTGGGATGGGTAAAACACGCTATGCAATTGAAATTGCGAAAGCCTTTTCAGATATGACTGGGACGGAAGCTTTTGTTATTGAGGAAAAGAATCGTAATATAAGAGAAACGCTGGATAATGTTGATAAAAATGTCTCATACTTGTTCATTATAGATGATGCAAATAGAACTGCCATTTGGGATGAGGCAATCGAGTTTTATGAGCATACCCTCAATAGTAATGTTAAATTTATTGCGACAGTTCGCAGTTATGCTCTTGATTCCGTAATTACAAAATGTTCTAATTTGGTAAAAGTTGAGCAAATTGCAATGTCAGAATCTCCGGAAGATCTTGCATCAAAAATTCTTACATCGTTTGGTATTACTAATGCACTGTGGCACAAACGCATTAATAATATCACTGGTAAGAATATCAGATTAGCAGTGATGTGTGCTCAAATTGCTTTGGCTGGAAAAAAGTATAACGATTTAATTAATGTGGAAGGGGTTTATGACGCATATTACAAACCTTTCTTTGAGCGTTTAATTTCGGATTGTACGGATTGTAAGCTAATCAAGGTAGTTGCAATTATTTCTTTTTACAAAGTTGTTGATTTAGAGGAGACTTCATTATTAGATCAAATTGAACACGTTTTTGGTCTTGAATCGTCAGAGTTTAAATCTATATGTCGTAAGCTTGATGATTTGGAATGTATTAGTATAACAGATGATGATATTGCTACTATAGAGGATCAAAATTTTGGAACTTATGCATTCTATAAATGTTTCTATGTCCTTAAAGAACTAAGTTTGTCGAATCTAATTGAGAACCTGCATAATCGAAGAGAACGATTGAGAGATAGTATATTTTCCGTATGGAATTGTTTCCATAAAAAGGAGGTGATAGATTTCTCGCGAAGTTCTATCTCCGATGCATGGAAAAGTCTGTCTGTTTCTATCAAAGAAGAACGAGAAAAATGCGAGTTCTTAGAAGTATTTAGTGGTGCGATTCCTGCATTGACTTTTCTTTACATTAAGAATTTAATTAAAGAAAATAAATTTGATGATTTTAGTCATTCTTATGTAAATTCTGATATAATTCTTTCCATACTTTCTAATTTCTCTCATTCAGAGGAATCTGATACCGCCACGGCATTAGCTCTCATAGTTGAGTTTTTGAAAAGCCATCCTAATAAAATGGAAAGTGCCGTAAAAATAATATCAGAACATTGGATATATGATGATATTGACTATGCCAATTCATACAAACGTGAAACGAATATCATTGAAGTTCTCATAGATTTATCAAAGGAGAGTGAAACTGGCTTCATATTAGCTAGCTGCGTATTGCCATCATTTCTTAAGTTTTCATACCAATATTCACGCATAAAAGGAAGGAACTTCGTAATCGGACGTTATGCAGTAGTTATCACTGATGAACTGAAGACCAATCGTAAAAGAATATGGGAATGGATTAATAGCAATATCGTTAATTTAAATCAGTCAGTATTATTAAGTGATCTTTATGAAGATTTCTATGAAGTAAAATCTATTGCCCGAAAGCTAATAAGTGCTGAATTGGATTTTATAAACGATTGTGTTAGCAAACTTAATATCACAGAAGATTTCAATGTGTGTAAGAATCTGGAAACTCTTCGTCAGAGAATAAAAGCTATTATGGGGAAAGACCTACTTCAGATAGATTGGTCTAAGGCAAATAGGCATTATCTTCTGGACTGTCAGATAAGCAAGGTTAGAAAACAGAGATGTAATAGATTATATGATTTTGAACGAGAAAATATTGCTCAAATAATAAAAACAAAATCAGTCACCGAACTCATAAATTTTTGTAAAGATATTGCACATATCTCACATTACAAAAATATCGGAGATGACGTTAGGATATCATATGTAATTGAATGTGCTTTTGAACTAAGTCAGGAAAGTGGATTTGAACTTTGGCAATACTGTATTGATCAAGGATTGTATTTTATACCAACTCGAATTATTTCAACGTATTATAGTAAGGGACATGATTTAGCAGAGCTTGTTGGATTTATTGGGTCTCAAAGGCTTAATCTAAAATCAGACTTATTGTTGGCTTATATCGTTATTATTGATAATGCATCATCTCTGGTTTCTGCATCGGATTTTTGTAAAGCTATACGTCATCACTCTTTAGAGTGGTTTACCATAGATGGTTTATGTAATAGATATTTTTCCGCTGAGAGTTTTGATAATGGATGTCGCTCCATAATGGCTGCTCTGATATACAGAATTCGCAATGCTATGTCTATTGCTGGATCAGAAGAGTTTTTGTTGAAATTTTGCAAACGACATCAATCAAAAACAGATCTTGTCAAATATGCATACATCAGTGCTATTAAAAGTCAAGATAAATTTGATTATAACCATAAATTACTTAAGTATTTATTGCAAATATCACCGCAGTTTTGGGTCGAATGTTGTAAAGCCTTTCCAACATTTGTCACTAAGTATCAAATCCATCCCTATGAGTTTATATGGGATATTGAGAACTATTCCATAGTTATTGAGTCGACACTACAGTATTATGGTGCTATGGCCTATTTTCCATATAGCGAAAAAGAGAATTTATATTCGTTCTTTTGTAATCTAAAGGATGATACTGCTGCAAATTTCATAGATGATATGATATATAAATACTGCCAAAACAGTAATATTTCCAGTATTATTTTTGAGATAATATCGTCATATATGGGTTCTTTTAGAATCCGTCATTACATTACATTCATTTCTTCCAATACCAACCTCACCGATTTTCGGCAATTAGATTTATTCCCTCATTCAATGACTGGCGGAGATAGTTTTGCACCTGCCATAAAATGTAGGATTGAGTTTCTGGAATCGCTAATTGTAGAGATAAGAAAATTGAAAGATAAAATAAATTATCTTGAGCATATTCAATATCTTACAGAGGAAAAAGAGTCATTGGTACGAGAGTATGAATTCGAACTAAAACGCGGTCACAAACATAAACTATACGATTTGTAA